One Nitrospira sp. genomic window carries:
- a CDS encoding LysM peptidoglycan-binding domain-containing protein yields MIHPTIQKRRLGFGFRCWCWVVALLLPYGSTGCARVTPLSEPTPTDLQVTADSLKAAVREAQRTAAELRTELDEQRKELADAQVARAQLQGMLQETERRLADARQIIDLQREELSAARTERERVAQAVQPPHHPTRQSTKAGLSRGKSLSSIPEGVAETLPKIESVTEHPPAMDETPASSQTFLSEAETGTIVAPVAQSTAFSTPTGEPQVKTIVVRNGDTLWAIARRHKVGVNALRSLNGVSGDLIMVGRTLRVPEPKRQQAAIQPVSTGAVSQ; encoded by the coding sequence ATGATTCACCCTACGATTCAGAAGCGACGGCTGGGATTTGGATTTCGATGCTGGTGTTGGGTAGTGGCGCTGCTGCTGCCGTATGGTTCAACCGGCTGTGCGCGCGTGACGCCGTTGTCCGAGCCGACCCCCACCGACCTGCAGGTGACCGCGGATTCCCTGAAGGCAGCGGTCCGGGAGGCACAGCGCACCGCGGCGGAACTGCGTACGGAGTTGGACGAGCAACGTAAAGAGTTAGCTGATGCGCAGGTGGCCAGGGCGCAGCTTCAAGGGATGTTGCAGGAGACCGAGCGGCGCCTGGCGGATGCCAGGCAGATCATCGACCTGCAACGTGAGGAGTTGTCCGCGGCCCGCACGGAGCGGGAACGTGTGGCCCAGGCTGTTCAGCCGCCTCATCACCCGACACGACAATCGACGAAGGCGGGGTTGTCTCGAGGAAAGAGTCTCTCGTCGATACCGGAGGGCGTCGCAGAGACCTTGCCGAAAATAGAGTCTGTGACGGAGCATCCGCCTGCGATGGACGAAACTCCGGCCTCGTCTCAGACGTTCCTTTCCGAAGCTGAAACCGGGACAATCGTGGCTCCTGTCGCGCAATCAACCGCGTTCTCAACCCCAACGGGCGAACCGCAGGTGAAGACGATCGTCGTCCGTAACGGAGACACCCTCTGGGCGATTGCTCGACGTCATAAGGTGGGAGTGAATGCGCTACGCTCCCTCAATGGCGTGTCGGGCGACCTGATCATGGTCGGGCGGACGCTCCGTGTGCCGGAGCCCAAGCGACAACAGGCGGCGATTCAACCGGTCTCGACAGGTGCGGTCTCGCAGTAG
- a CDS encoding type II secretion system F family protein, producing the protein MAVFSYRAARADGTTFEGHIEGDDEHLVRAKLESDGLLVFRLSRRGAGIGVPGLPTGRWGKLPLQDFLVFNQELLALIKAGLPVLRVWDLLIDRTQRASFREALKAVRQDIRGGASASEALGKHSAYFSDLYLATIRAGEQSGNLAEVLQRYIAYLKLMIGLRQKVTKALAYPAFLVVVGVAVVGFLLSYVMPTFISVYGESSANLPTATRLLISVIHIGEAQLIPVTIIVIVATVMGRAWYQTSAGRLSVDRNLLRLPLLGTILVEHHTIQLTRTLATVLAGGTPIVEALEIARGAVSNRFVSRGLVSAVNEIREGSTLAAAIERPKILPKLAIEMLSVGEETGSLEPMLRDVAEFYEGDLDVRLSQLTTWIEPVLLLVMGVLVGGIVIIMYLPIFQMAGTIQ; encoded by the coding sequence ATGGCGGTGTTTTCCTATAGAGCGGCACGAGCGGATGGCACCACCTTTGAGGGGCATATCGAAGGTGATGATGAGCATCTGGTGCGCGCCAAGCTCGAATCGGACGGCCTGCTGGTCTTTCGTCTCTCTCGACGCGGGGCGGGGATCGGCGTGCCGGGCCTTCCCACGGGTCGTTGGGGGAAACTGCCGCTCCAGGACTTCCTTGTGTTCAACCAGGAGTTGCTGGCTCTGATCAAGGCAGGATTACCGGTCTTACGGGTGTGGGATCTTCTGATCGATCGCACCCAACGGGCTTCGTTTCGTGAAGCACTCAAAGCGGTGCGTCAGGATATTCGCGGTGGTGCGTCAGCCTCGGAAGCGCTCGGCAAGCACTCCGCGTATTTTTCCGATCTCTACCTCGCCACCATTCGGGCAGGGGAGCAGTCGGGAAATTTGGCCGAGGTGCTTCAACGGTATATCGCGTATCTCAAGTTGATGATCGGGTTGCGTCAGAAGGTGACGAAGGCGTTGGCCTACCCGGCGTTTCTCGTCGTCGTCGGCGTTGCGGTGGTGGGATTTCTTCTGAGTTATGTCATGCCGACCTTCATCTCGGTATACGGCGAATCCTCGGCCAATTTGCCGACGGCAACTCGGTTGCTGATTTCGGTGATCCACATAGGAGAGGCGCAACTGATTCCGGTCACGATCATTGTGATTGTAGCAACGGTCATGGGACGGGCCTGGTACCAGACATCGGCCGGCCGGTTGTCCGTCGACCGCAATCTACTCCGATTGCCCCTGTTGGGAACCATCTTGGTGGAACACCATACCATCCAATTGACCCGCACGTTGGCCACGGTCTTGGCGGGAGGTACTCCCATCGTTGAAGCGCTGGAAATTGCCCGCGGCGCCGTCTCAAACCGCTTTGTGTCGCGAGGCTTGGTCTCGGCGGTGAATGAAATTCGCGAGGGCAGCACCCTGGCCGCCGCGATCGAGCGGCCGAAGATTTTGCCGAAGCTGGCGATTGAAATGCTGTCGGTCGGAGAAGAAACCGGCTCGTTAGAGCCCATGCTGAGAGATGTCGCGGAGTTTTACGAAGGCGATCTCGACGTGCGTCTCAGTCAGTTGACGACCTGGATCGAACCGGTGTTGTTGCTGGTGATGGGCGTGTTGGTCGGGGGGATCGTCATCATCATGTATCTGCCGATTTTTCAAATGGCGGGAACGATCCAATGA
- a CDS encoding prepilin-type N-terminal cleavage/methylation domain-containing protein: MKQSGVTLLELLVTLTILTILASVALPFTKVSTKRTKEIELRQNLRVIRAAIDAFHLEWARDGDTLTGPACVKNRLSCKDVTGPYGYPKSLDVLLGVKLTGEQATVRGTTIRRYLRSIPLDPMTGAADWRLRCYRDPASIKDWCGEDVYDVTTQSQELALDGTKYRDW, translated from the coding sequence GTGAAACAGTCCGGCGTGACGTTGCTTGAATTGCTCGTGACCCTGACGATTCTCACGATCCTTGCTTCCGTTGCGTTGCCGTTCACCAAGGTTTCTACCAAACGGACGAAAGAGATCGAGTTGCGGCAGAATCTCCGGGTGATTCGGGCTGCAATCGATGCCTTCCACCTCGAATGGGCACGTGACGGCGATACGCTCACCGGTCCTGCCTGCGTCAAGAATCGATTGAGCTGCAAGGATGTGACGGGGCCCTACGGATACCCGAAGTCGCTCGACGTGTTATTGGGAGTGAAACTCACGGGAGAGCAGGCGACCGTCCGTGGCACGACCATTCGCCGATACCTCCGGTCGATCCCGTTAGATCCGATGACGGGCGCGGCCGACTGGCGCTTACGTTGCTACCGAGATCCCGCCAGCATCAAAGACTGGTGTGGGGAAGATGTGTACGATGTTACGACTCAGAGTCAGGAACTGGCCTTGGATGGCACCAAATATCGTGATTGGTAA
- a CDS encoding prepilin-type N-terminal cleavage/methylation domain-containing protein: MAPNIVIGKRAWTVSSPRGFTIIELMIVVTIVGILATLAVPSYHAAIIKAKEGALRQDLFSLRDVIDQHRADKGKYPEGIQALVTAGYLRRVPTDPLTGLSTSWQEMVDEAEGGMVDVFSGSDLVGTNGVPYNQW; the protein is encoded by the coding sequence ATGGCACCAAATATCGTGATTGGTAAGCGCGCATGGACGGTGTCTTCCCCTCGTGGCTTTACGATTATCGAATTGATGATCGTGGTGACGATCGTGGGGATCCTCGCGACCCTGGCGGTTCCCTCCTACCATGCGGCTATCATCAAAGCCAAGGAAGGCGCGTTACGTCAGGATCTGTTTTCGCTCCGCGACGTCATCGATCAGCATCGGGCCGACAAGGGGAAGTATCCCGAAGGCATTCAGGCGCTGGTGACGGCCGGATACCTGCGTCGGGTGCCGACCGACCCCTTAACCGGTCTGAGTACATCCTGGCAGGAAATGGTCGATGAAGCTGAGGGCGGGATGGTCGATGTCTTTTCGGGGTCTGATCTTGTCGGTACCAACGGCGTTCCCTACAACCAATGGTAA